The Triticum aestivum cultivar Chinese Spring chromosome 5A, IWGSC CS RefSeq v2.1, whole genome shotgun sequence genomic sequence AAGTTTTGTCTGATCTAGATGGCTGAATGGCTAGCAATGCAAGCTCATTGACACTATAGGGCCTCATGGCTACATGAACCTTTCCTTTTCCCTTCTGAAACTTTCTGTTTTGCAATGCTGATCCCAAGACAGATGCATGTGGCATAGCTCCCCACCCTTGTCTTTAGTCCTCTTCTTCTCTACGACACTTCAAAGAGGCTAAGCTTGTGAGGCACAAAAACAAGTTCAGTGGGCAAAAGAACATGATCTAATGCAAGGTCCAGGCAGGCGGCATCGTGACAGCTTTCTCATCCTGGTACAGCGCCCCTCCACGACCTACCAGCATTGGAGATCATAAAAGTGTGTTATCCAGATAAAAAACAGAACAAAATTTAAAAGAAATGAAAAGAAGATCCTTCGGTGCTGTAAGACGTCCAGAGCCTGCTTGTGTGAGAATCCTGGAAAGAGAGACACGGCTACTTGTAGGGCAGGCTTTGAATCATTTCACGGAGGGGCTAAAGAGCGCAGCAGCTGGACACGGTAGGGAAAGCCAAAGGGGAAAGACAAAGAGAAAGATCAGCAACAAAGGAGGAGGCGAACCAGGAGATCATGGCGCCGGTTGGTCTCCCCCCAGGCTTTAGGTTTCATCCAACTGATGAGGAGCTTGTGAACTATTACCTCAAGAGGAAGGTCCATGGCCAGAGCATCGAACTCGACATCATCCCAGAGGTAGACCTCTACAAGTGTGAGCCTTGGGAGCTAGCAGGTAACCTGAAAAATTAAACTCTGTTGTGTTGTTCATCCTGTTGTCTAACAACTGCTGAGTCCTGATTGAACTTGGGATATGTTCTTTGTTTTGGAAGAGAAATCGTTCCTGCCCAGTAGAGACCCTGAGTGGTACTTCTTTGGGCCAAGGGATAGGAAGTATCCAAATGGATGCCGGACGAACCGAGCAACTCGAGCAGGATACTGGAAATCGACCGGCAAAGATCGATCCATCAACTACCAGAAGAGGTCAATCGGTATGAAGAAGACATTAGTCTTCTACCAAGGCCGAGCTCCTCAGGGGATCAGGA encodes the following:
- the LOC123104744 gene encoding NAC domain-containing protein 86-like, whose translation is MAPVGLPPGFRFHPTDEELVNYYLKRKVHGQSIELDIIPEVDLYKCEPWELAEKSFLPSRDPEWYFFGPRDRKYPNGCRTNRATRAGYWKSTGKDRSINYQKRSIGMKKTLVFYQGRAPQGIRSNWVMHEYRIEESECNNTMGVQDSYALCRVFKKNVPAGEFEKQGECSSSQAKGNQEQVTDFEDAGESSTANENDKDNSWMQFIVEDLWCSNKTK